The Catenulispora sp. MAP5-51 genome has a window encoding:
- the secY gene encoding preprotein translocase subunit SecY yields the protein MLTAFFRAFRTPDLRRKLLFTLGIVAVYRFGAHIPLPGVDAKSLSACTSASTKSGTGSQAFGLLNLFSGGALQQLSIFALGITPYITASIILQLLTVVVPRLEALKSDGQAGQTKITQYTRYLTIGLSVLESTMTLTAARNNPGYLLGGKCEGVAVLYPAVTWEGMVVMVVVMTAACSLLMWLGELVTDRGVGNGMSVLMFTSIAAKFPGSVWAIKLSSRTLGGWPAFFGVLALGVLTVAAVVFVEQGQRRIPVQYTKRTVGRRSYGGTSTYIPLKLNQSGVVPVIFASSLLQMPVMLAGLTAGPASTKGWQGWVDRHFSVTVHGYPLTYTLSYLALILGFAFFYMSITFDTVEIADNMKKYSGFIPGIRAGRPTVEYLDYTATRITWPGALYLAVIAAIPMVALDRLHATVAFPFGGTTILIMVGVGLETVKQIESQLQQHNYQGFLR from the coding sequence ATGCTCACCGCGTTCTTCCGCGCGTTCCGTACGCCCGATTTGCGAAGAAAGCTACTTTTCACGCTCGGCATCGTGGCCGTCTACCGGTTCGGCGCGCACATCCCGCTGCCCGGCGTCGACGCCAAGTCGCTGTCCGCGTGCACCTCCGCCTCGACGAAGAGCGGGACCGGCAGCCAGGCCTTCGGGCTGCTCAACCTGTTCTCCGGCGGAGCGCTCCAGCAGCTGTCCATCTTCGCGCTCGGGATCACGCCCTACATCACCGCCTCGATCATCCTGCAGCTGCTCACGGTCGTGGTCCCGCGGCTGGAGGCGTTGAAGAGCGACGGCCAGGCCGGGCAGACGAAGATCACGCAGTACACGCGCTACCTGACCATCGGCCTGTCGGTCCTGGAATCGACGATGACCCTGACGGCGGCCCGCAACAACCCCGGCTATCTGCTCGGCGGCAAGTGCGAGGGCGTCGCAGTCCTCTACCCCGCGGTGACGTGGGAGGGCATGGTGGTGATGGTCGTCGTGATGACGGCCGCGTGCTCGCTGCTGATGTGGCTCGGCGAGCTGGTCACCGATCGGGGGGTCGGCAACGGCATGTCGGTCCTGATGTTCACCTCGATCGCCGCCAAGTTCCCCGGCTCGGTGTGGGCGATCAAGCTCTCGTCGCGCACGCTCGGCGGCTGGCCGGCGTTCTTCGGGGTGCTGGCGCTGGGCGTGCTGACCGTCGCCGCCGTGGTCTTCGTCGAGCAGGGCCAGCGGCGCATTCCCGTGCAGTACACCAAGCGCACCGTTGGGCGGCGTTCGTACGGCGGCACCTCGACGTACATCCCGCTCAAGCTGAACCAGTCGGGCGTGGTGCCGGTCATCTTCGCCTCGTCCCTGCTGCAGATGCCGGTGATGCTGGCCGGTCTGACCGCCGGCCCGGCCTCCACCAAGGGCTGGCAGGGATGGGTCGACCGACACTTCAGCGTGACCGTGCACGGGTACCCGCTGACGTACACACTCAGCTATCTGGCGCTGATCCTGGGCTTCGCCTTCTTCTACATGTCGATCACCTTCGACACCGTGGAGATCGCGGACAACATGAAGAAGTACAGCGGCTTCATCCCCGGCATCCGCGCCGGCCGGCCGACGGTCGAGTACCTGGACTACACGGCGACGCGCATCACGTGGCCCGGTGCGCTCTACCTCGCGGTGATCGCGGCCATCCCGATGGTCGCCCTCGATCGGCTGCACGCGACGGTCGCGTTTCCCTTCGGGGGCACGACGATCCTGATCATGGTCGGCGTCGGTCTGGAGACGGTGAAGCAGATCGAGTCGCAGCTTCAGCAGCACAACTACCAGGGCTTCTTGCGGTGA